Proteins found in one Paenibacillus borealis genomic segment:
- a CDS encoding cation diffusion facilitator family transporter produces the protein MNDKQLAARDTVAWTGILSDVGLALAKGAFGYLSGSKALMGDAIYSGADAAAKLAGVIPWNPKQGHKYAGSSGSRAGQRNKEPMAAILFSVLILMGGLQIAFSAIRDLTRGHLSAPGQSALVTVLICIVFKEAIFQYQYRYSKKKNDGSHAAYADNHRFSLYTSITVFIGIALAMTGGYFNWHPMLYMDPIAALLTGCLVIRKGYSLITSSVYSKKIQELPSEEAASFIETVQRVHGVIRVEQLKAVEEGSYVNLHVKISVNPRISVMEAQDISECARKLLQHRFVHVGEVQMDVVPYDPGYPYKSNHELVDNDIPTLLQ, from the coding sequence ATGAATGACAAACAATTAGCTGCAAGAGACACCGTTGCCTGGACCGGAATCCTCAGTGATGTCGGGCTGGCTCTGGCCAAAGGCGCCTTCGGTTATCTTTCAGGCAGCAAAGCATTGATGGGGGATGCCATCTATTCCGGAGCAGATGCCGCCGCCAAGCTGGCTGGGGTTATTCCGTGGAACCCGAAGCAGGGACACAAGTATGCAGGATCATCAGGCAGCCGGGCCGGGCAGCGAAATAAAGAGCCGATGGCAGCCATTCTTTTTTCTGTGCTGATTCTTATGGGCGGGCTGCAGATTGCTTTCTCGGCCATTCGTGATTTAACCAGAGGACATTTATCAGCCCCGGGGCAGTCGGCACTTGTTACTGTCTTAATCTGCATTGTGTTCAAAGAGGCTATCTTTCAATATCAATACCGTTATTCCAAAAAAAAGAACGATGGCAGTCATGCCGCGTATGCGGATAACCACCGTTTCAGTCTATATACTTCCATAACCGTATTTATAGGTATCGCTCTGGCCATGACGGGCGGGTATTTCAATTGGCATCCTATGCTCTATATGGACCCGATTGCCGCGCTGCTGACCGGATGTCTGGTTATCCGCAAAGGCTATTCATTAATCACTTCCTCTGTTTACAGCAAAAAGATTCAGGAGCTTCCTTCCGAGGAGGCAGCCAGCTTCATTGAGACTGTCCAGCGTGTGCATGGAGTCATCCGGGTGGAGCAGCTCAAGGCAGTGGAGGAAGGCAGTTATGTGAATCTTCATGTCAAGATCAGCGTAAATCCGCGGATCAGCGTGATGGAAGCCCAGGATATCTCGGAATGCGCCCGGAAGCTGCTGCAGCACCGGTTTGTACATGTAGGCGAGGTTCAAATGGATGTTGTGCCGTATGATCCGGGTTATCCCTATAAAAGCAATCATGAGCTCGTGGATAATGATATTCCCACGCTGCTTCAGTAG